A genomic window from Silene latifolia isolate original U9 population chromosome Y, ASM4854445v1, whole genome shotgun sequence includes:
- the LOC141629436 gene encoding uncharacterized protein LOC141629436, with translation MVWNVQGPGNNRKISAIKEVVRTYKPTVLALVETHMGDDHATKLEDILVYKGQSRVSAIGFSGGMWVYWNLEVVYVTPVTHHQQYITLEVARQGELPWFFSAVYASPDPTNRRVLWSELEEFARANNRPWLLTRDFNETRSLSERHGGDYNMARRCAIFINWIENCELIKLAFLGSAHTWARGNSVEIRQSARLDRALCNGDWGSLFEDAMEFVDQNWPSSGEFPVRLDGLSEKLQSWNSEIFGNIYKRKKSLIARIGGYQKELSIARRTNYIKLEAKLRKELDEVLAQEEILWYQKSRLKFIKDGDRNTSYFHVTTLVRRWRNKISTLKDDSEQCQDDPSRVKQIVVEYYKTLYTDEHNSGFNNAIPWDIFQDFNNEDWEWLTRPYSITEIERVISNMGSFKAPGPDGFQDLFYQKHWPLIEQSLSEMVLKALEDDMVLFGEATEEQAAVMKHVLDNFCMASGEKISNAKSRVFFSNNTEQTSIEEVCAALGFEETDDLGTYLGMPTINGRVTRQTFSHLEEKINRRLAGWSTKIFSRAGRTTLVQSTLTTIANYSMQTAKIRRTVCDSIDRKARRFLWGVDELKKLIHLISWENLQKPKSLGGLGLPSARQSNAAFLTKLGWRVLVEPTSLWSRVLRAKYCNNRCDIDIFQAKRSMSNVWAGISSPARNIVRGTTTVVGNGRRTLFWDHAWVDGICPSDHALARIPEAILGNTVSEMWSESSGWNWDCFANFLPQEILQKIASISLTEDPEMEDSLYWNGTSSGKFSLKSALVFLRGHDTSSEPESIMWRTIWRIPVQQRVRMFIWLAAHGRVMVNVNRVIRNMGDDPRCPRCEGDEETTEHLLRSCPVSKQIWNLIGIDSSNIYFFNSPFSEWLTRCASNDVSTNEANWPMMFAITCWWIWRWRNNVVFGRENKNPTEPRQFLTHQFEMSKKAFDRYDLFIPQPRPANIEVFIRWVPPPHTWVMLNTDGASMGNTGPAGGGGIFRDETGNFLHANYFSCGSCS, from the exons ATGGTATGGAATGTACAAGGACCAGGAAATAATCGCAAGATCAGTGCAATTAAGGAAGTAGTTCGAACCTATAAACCGACGGTGCTAGCTCTCGTCGAAACTCACATGGGGGACGATCATGCTACTAAACTAGAAGATATTTTGGTTTACAAAGGACAGTCGAGAGTGAGTGCGATAGGTTTTAGTGGAGGAATGTGGGTCTATTGGAATTTGGAGGTCGTGTATGTCACTCCGGTTACTCACCACCAACAGTACATCACCCTCGAAGTTGCAAGACAGGGGGAGCTCCCTTGGTTCTTCTCTGCTGTGTACGCTAGCCCAGACCCAACAAATAGGCGCGTCTTATGGTCAGAATTAGAAGAATTTGCCAGGGCGAATAATAGACCTTGGTTATTAACAAGAGATTTTAACGAGACAAGATCTTTAAGTGAACGACACGGTGGAGATTACAACATGGCAAGACGATGTGCCATTTTTATCAATTGGATAGAAAACTGTGAGCTTATCAAACTAGCTTTCTTGGGCTCAGCTCATACTTGGGCAAGGGGAAATTCGGTTGAAATAAGGCAAAGCGCAAGATTAGACAGGGCTCTCTGTAATGGTGACTGGGGTTCCTTATTCGAGGATGCAATG gaatttgTCGATCAAAATTGGCCATCAAGCGGTGAATTCCCGGTCAGATTAGACGGATTATCAGAGAAATTACAAAGCTGGAATTCTGAAATTTTCGGGAACATATACAAACGCAAAAAATCACTTATAGCTCGAATAGGAGGGTACCAAAAAGAGCTCTCAATAGCAAGAAGAACAAATTACATTAAGTTAGAGGCTAAACTAAGAAAAGAATTGGATGAAGTTCTAGCACAAGAAGAGATCCTTTGGTACCAAAAATCAAGGCTCAAATTTATTAAAGATGGCGATCGTAATACTTCATATTTCCATGTCACTACCTTGGTTCGGAGATGGAGAAATAAAATTTCAACGCTAAAGGATGATTCAGAGCAATGTCAAGATGATCCAAGCAGAGTTAAACAAATCGTTGTTGAGTATTACAAAACTCTCTATACTGACGAGCATAATTCCGGGTTCAATAATGCTATTCCTTGGGACATCTTCCAAGATTTTAATAATGAAGATTGGGAATGGCTTACTAGACCTTATAGTATAACTGAAATTGAAAGGGTAATTAGCAACATGGGCTCCTTTAAGGCTCCAGGACCAGATGGGTTTCAAGATTTATTCTACCAAAAACATTGGCCCTTGATTGAGCAATCGCTTAGCGAGATGGTCTTGAAAGCGCTGGAAG ACGATATGGTCTTATTTGGCGAGGCTACAGAAGAACAGGCTGCGGTCATGAAACATGTACTCGATAATTTCTGTATGGCCTCAGGAGAGAAGATTAGTAATGCCAAATCCCGAGTTTTCTTTTCTAACAACACGGAGCAAACAAGCATAGAGGAGGTGTGTGCAGCCCTTGGGTTTGAAGAAACGGATGATTTAGGAACCTACCTAGGTATGCCGACAATCAACGGACGGGTTACCCGTCAAACTTTCAGCCATCTTGAGGAGAAAATTAATAGAAGGCTAGCAGGGTGGTCCACCAAAATATTTTCGCGTGCGGGAAGAACTACTCTCGTTCAATCAACTCTCACGACTATTGCAAATTATAGTATGCAAACGGCAAAAATTCGCAGGACTGTTTGTGACTCGATAGACAGGAAAGCAAGAAGATTTCTTTGGGGAGTTGATGAATTAAAGAAATTAATACATTTAATCTCATGGGAAAACTTACAAAAGCCTAAGTCACTCGGGGGACTCGGCCTACCATCAGCTAGGCAATCAAACGCCGCCTTTCTAACTAAGCTAGGATGGAGAGTGTTAGTGGAACCGACTAGCCTTTGGTCAAGAGTTTTACGAGCCAAGTATTGTAATAATAGATGCGACATTGACATTTTCCAGGCTAAGAGGAGCATGTCTAATGTATGGGCTGGAATTTCGTCACCAGCAAGAAATATAGTAAGGGGAACGACAACGGTTGTGGGAAACGGGAGAAGGACCCTATTCTGGGACCATGCTTGGGTCGACGGAATTTGCCCGAGTGATCATGCCTTAGCTCGAATTCCGGAAGCAATCCTTGGAAATACAGTGAGTGAAATGTGGAGCGAAAGTTCGGGTTGGAATTGGGATTGCTTCGCTAATTTCTTACCACAAGAAATTCTTCAAAAAATTGCTTCAATTTCGCTAACAGAGGACCCTGAAATGGAAGATTCGCTATACTGGAATGGAACGTCTTCGGGAAAATTTTCTCTAAAGTCCGCGTTGGTATTTCTTCGAGGACATGATACTTCCAGCGAGCCTGAGTCCATCATGTGGAGGACGATTTGGCGTATACCAGTTCAGCAAAGAGTACGTATGTTTATCTGGTTGGCGGCCCATGGTAGGGTTATGGTGAATGTTAACAGGGTAATTAGGAATATGGGGGATGACCCCCGCTGTCCACGTTGTGAAGGAGACGAAGAAACAACGGAGCACCTTCTTCGCTCCTGTCCcgtttcaaaacaaatttggaaTCTCATAGGTATTGATTCCTCCAATATATACTTTTTTAACTCCCCCTTTAGCGAATGGTTAACAAGATGTGCGAGTAATGACGTCTCTACTAATGAAGCGAATTGGCCTATGATGTTTGCGATTACTTGTTGGTGGATTTGGAGATGGCGCAATAATGTGGTCTTTGGTCGCGAGAATAAGAACCCAACTGAGCCTCGACAATTCCTTACCCACCAATTTGAAATGAGTAAAAAAGCCTTTGATCGGTATGATTTATTCATTCCTCAACCAAGACCAGCCAACATTGAAGTTTTTATTCGCTGGGTGCCACCGCCTCATACTTGGGTCATGCTTAATACGGATGGAGCTTCGATGGGAAATACGGGTCCAGCTGGAGGAGGTGGAATATTCAGAGATGAGACGGGTAATTTTCTACATGCTAACTACTTCTCTTGTGGGTCATGCTCATAA